TAGATAATTGTCTAATAAGTGGTTTACAATATCGCTCATTTTTGTAAGTTTCCCACTTTTGTGACTGATTTCGATAGCTAATATTTCTAATTTATTTCTTCTTTGTGCGTTTATTCTTACAGATGTATCTTTTCTCATTTTTGTTCTCTAGATATTTTTAAAATAATTATTATATATTTTTTTGTATAGCATATTAATATATGCTTGCATACAGAAGATAAATATGCTAATTTTTATTTATTGTATGTTTGTATGCGGTATATAAATATCACTTTATGTTTTTTGATTGGCTAAAAATAGAACAGGCTTTTGACCACGAATTACCTTTGTTGGGTGATTTTGGCTTCGTTGGTGTCTCTTTACAAACTGGTCAATTACAGGAGACTGTTAGCATTCCTACTTTTCGGCACGTTGGTAGTTTTTGCGACGTTGTCTCTATAAAAATAAATGGTTATAAATTGACGATGAGCGGAAACCCTAGCCGTTGGGGACGATTAGAAAACCTTTTTGGATTAACAACAGTTGATGCTTGTGTAAATTGCTTTAATTCTATTTTGACTGAGTTAGGATTGCCTAATTTTACAAAATGCACTAAGGTTTTTTTGGGTCAATCAGAAGACGGCACAAAAGTTAAAAAATTTTCTGATGGTGCGATTATTAAAGAGTTACACATCACTGAAAATAGAGCGGTTGGGCAGGGTAATGTTGAGCATTATTTATCAGGTTTAGCTTCTTTAAATTATAGAAATTCAGTTGCAAGACGTCATACAAATGGTCAAACAGTTGATTGGCTATCAAAAAAGGGCAATGTCCATCTTATTTATCCTTCCGTTTACAATAAAGCCTTTGAATTAGAATTACATTCATTACATAAAATTAAGAATAAATTTGGTGATCGGTCGCCTGAATATAAACATCTTTTAAAAGTTATTAATTATTGTAAACAGAATGGCGTAGCAAGATTTGAACAAAAATTAAAATCTAGGTATTTACAAAGACAAAATTTAAGTTATTGGGGATTAAGTGATTTTAGTAAATTATATAAATTGAGGGAAACAACGATATAGGTAGTAAGAATAAATGAGAAAGTTAAAATAAGTTTGCGTAGTATTTTCATAAAGATACCTTTCTATTTAATGATAAGCTTATTTACAAATAGCGTTAATACTTTATCTAAAACTCACACTATGTCAATGAAGAAGTGCTTTTGTAATGTTATTTTTGCGACCTTTATCGAGAAAATAAGGTTAAATAATTTAATCATTTATTTTTTACGGCACAATATAAAACGGTTGCCTTGTGTAGTGTTGTAGGCTACAATTTATTATAAGTAAAGGTTGTGTATAATGATTATTTCATTTAAACATAAAGGGCTAGAAAAGTTTTATAAAACGGGAAGTACAGCAGGGATTGTAGTTGCTCATTCAGGAAAATTAAGACGTATTTTAGCAAGATTGAATAGTGCGACTTGTCCAACAGATATGAATGTACCAAGTTTAAATTTACATCAATTATCTGGTAATTTAAAAGACCATTGGAGTGTTAAAGTAAATGGAAATTGGCGAGTTACTTTTAAAATAGAAAATGGACACGCACAGGTTGTTGATTATCAAGATTATCATTAAGGAGAAAAAATGCAGATGTATAATCCCCCTTATCCAGCAGAGATGATACGAGAAGATATTTTACCCGAACTTGGTTTGAGTGTCACACAGGCAGCAAAGCAATTAGGCGTAAACAGAGTTACATTGTCACGATTACTAAATGGCAAATCTGCAATAAGTGCGGATATGGCAATTCGTTTACATAAATGGTTAGGGGAGAATAGTCCTAGCCCTGAAAGTTGGTTACATCAACAAGCCACTTATGATTTATGGGTTGCTGAGCAGAAACAAAAAGATTATCAGGTTACGCCTATAAATATAAGTTGTGTTTAGGTATAGAATATAAAAATTAAAAAGACATCTTGGATAAGATTAATTCATAAATTATATTATCAAAGATATCTTTTTTAATATTTTCATAAAGAAGCCTAATTGAGAGATAGTAAAGATACTTTAAAAGAATAGCAAAGAATAAATGTAGAGATCATTACCTTTGCCAACCTTCAATAATATAATTTCGCTCTGTAATTTTGTATTCAGGATTACCGTTTGATGGAACAAACCATAACTCAAATCTTGCTCCATAATAATCTCCCCAAGATCCTTCATAAATAGTAAATGATTTTCCAAGTGAATAAAGTTCATTACGAGTAAGATCATTCACTAAGATTTTAGATTGATGTGGTAACCTTTTATCTGAAAGGGAATCATTTGACGTGACTTCGAAGGCTTTAAGATAGAAATATCCCGTTTCTGTAGGTTGATAATCTGTAAAATAAGTATATAGTCCACCTTGAAATGAATCAGCTATAATTAGATCAGATTTTTTTAATTCTTCAAGGGTAGGGCATGATTTATATAATATTGGGTGACCTATTTCTATATTTTCAGGAATTTCTTTGTTGACACCATAATAATCAGGTCTGGCACCAAATAAATCTATAACTAAAATAATATGGAGAAAGAAAAGAGAAAATATAATTTGCAATAAAGAAAAGCATGGTTTTTTCCATATTATACTAATTGCAGCAATAAAACTTCCTAAAAAATTAATTAAAAAAGTAATATCAGACCACTCTAATAGTAAATTACTTTTAAAAGTATTTCCTAAATTAAATAAAAAAATGGCACTAAATAAAAAAGGATAGGAATCCACCAAACTTTAAAATAGACTAAAAGTATCTTTAAAAGAGCCATTTTTTATCCTAAAACATAATTAAATTTTTATAAGGACATATTATACTATTTCTAACAAATCCACCAAACTATCCAACACATAATCTGCTTTTGTAATACCTTCTTCTGTTAATTTATGCCCTGTTCTAACAAGCACTTTGGTTTTAACGCCTGCATTCTCACCTGCAAGAATATCACTTAGCTTATCACCCACAATAAATGACTGAGCAGGATCGATATTTAACTCATTAATTGCTTGAAGGAACATTCCTGGCTTTGGTTTGCGACAATCACATTCCTGTTTGTATTCACCTAAGGCTTTTTCAGGGTGATGAGGGCAGTAATAAATACCATCAAAATCAATGCCTTGTTCTGCTAAAGACCAATCAAACCATTGAGTTAATTCTAAAAATTGCTCTTCTGTAAAAATACCACGACCAATACCAGATTGATTGGTAACTAAAACCAATAAATAGCCTTTTTCTTTGAATTTTCTTAAGGTTGGAATGACCCCTTCAATAAAATCAAAATCATCAATTTTATGAACATAATCATAATCTATATTTAATGTACCGTCACGGTCGAGGAAAATCGCTTTTTGTTTCATAGCATTTTTCCTTTCAAATAATCCATTACCACTTGATGATGTTCTTTAGTTTTAAATTTGCAAAAAACTTGCTCAATGATACCGCTTTCATCAATCAAAAAGCTGATACGATGAACGCCATCAAAGGTTCTTCCCATAAATTTCTTCTCACCCCAAACACCAAAATCTTCGGCAACTTTATGATCAGGATCGGAAAGTAGCGTAAAATTCAATTCTTTTTTCTGCTCAAAATTAGCCAATTTTTGAGGTAAATCAGGGCTAATACCTAACACTGTCACGTTTAATTCGTCTAATTCTGTTTTGTTGTCTCGCAAATTACAAGCTTGAGTCGTGCAACCTGGTGTCATCGCTCTTGGATAGAAATAAACTAAGACTTTTTTACCTTTAAAATCTGCTAATGAGACCGTTTTTTCATTTTGATCTAAAAGTGTAAAAAGTGGGGCAGGGGAGTTTGGTTGTAGTATATTCATTTAGTTATCCTGTAAATTAATGCATAAGATGTATTTTTATCATGCCTATATATTAAATGATAACGTACATTTTACCACTATATTATGATAAATTTAATGCCTTTACCAAAATCACGCCACTAATTTAAGTGACTGATCAGTAGGGGGATAAATAGGTGCCATTTTACTCTTCACAATACTTTTCATATTTCTCATAATATTTTTCAAAACATCTATAATGACTTAAATTTATTGTGTCAAATTCGTCCTTATAATGTTCTTTAATTACACCAATGGCTCTCAATGCCGAATTTATATCAACACCCACTAAACAATTTTCATCATAATTTTTAGCATTTTTAATAGTAATTTGTTTTGAATTTTTATAAACCTTGGCTGCTTGACTTCCTATTCCACCAAAATAATCAGTTCCAATAAGTGCATAATCCGTTATGCCAATCTCAATAGCAATTTTTTCAATGATTTTAAGATAAATAATATTTCCCAACCCACCAAAATACTCTTCATCCTCCTCCAAATAAATGCCCCACTTTTTTTCTAAATAAATAGAATGACAAGCATTTAATGGTATAATGTAAAATCCTTTTTCAACAAAGTTAGGCATTTCTATAAATTCTAATTTTTCTTTTATTGGCTTTTGTTTTGTGATTAAAGCTACAATATTATGTCCCATAATTTAAAGTCTCTTAATATTTAAGTTGATGTCTAATGCAACTATTTATTATATACGATTATACTATTTGTTATATTTCTACAAACTGTTCTATATTCTTTTTTACATATTTAAATAAAATATCTTTTAACGGTATTTCTTCTTGTAAATCATAAAATTTATTCTCTAAATCCTTTAATTTATCATAATAAGAGTAG
This DNA window, taken from Pasteurella skyensis, encodes the following:
- a CDS encoding HigA family addiction module antitoxin, with protein sequence MQMYNPPYPAEMIREDILPELGLSVTQAAKQLGVNRVTLSRLLNGKSAISADMAIRLHKWLGENSPSPESWLHQQATYDLWVAEQKQKDYQVTPINISCV
- a CDS encoding type II toxin-antitoxin system RelE/ParE family toxin, with protein sequence MIISFKHKGLEKFYKTGSTAGIVVAHSGKLRRILARLNSATCPTDMNVPSLNLHQLSGNLKDHWSVKVNGNWRVTFKIENGHAQVVDYQDYH
- the gmhB gene encoding D-glycero-beta-D-manno-heptose 1,7-bisphosphate 7-phosphatase, with amino-acid sequence MKQKAIFLDRDGTLNIDYDYVHKIDDFDFIEGVIPTLRKFKEKGYLLVLVTNQSGIGRGIFTEEQFLELTQWFDWSLAEQGIDFDGIYYCPHHPEKALGEYKQECDCRKPKPGMFLQAINELNIDPAQSFIVGDKLSDILAGENAGVKTKVLVRTGHKLTEEGITKADYVLDSLVDLLEIV
- the bcp gene encoding thioredoxin-dependent thiol peroxidase; translation: MNILQPNSPAPLFTLLDQNEKTVSLADFKGKKVLVYFYPRAMTPGCTTQACNLRDNKTELDELNVTVLGISPDLPQKLANFEQKKELNFTLLSDPDHKVAEDFGVWGEKKFMGRTFDGVHRISFLIDESGIIEQVFCKFKTKEHHQVVMDYLKGKML
- a CDS encoding phage/plasmid replication domain-containing protein, which gives rise to MFFDWLKIEQAFDHELPLLGDFGFVGVSLQTGQLQETVSIPTFRHVGSFCDVVSIKINGYKLTMSGNPSRWGRLENLFGLTTVDACVNCFNSILTELGLPNFTKCTKVFLGQSEDGTKVKKFSDGAIIKELHITENRAVGQGNVEHYLSGLASLNYRNSVARRHTNGQTVDWLSKKGNVHLIYPSVYNKAFELELHSLHKIKNKFGDRSPEYKHLLKVINYCKQNGVARFEQKLKSRYLQRQNLSYWGLSDFSKLYKLRETTI